CACTGCCAAAGGTAGGTGGTGGGTTCAGGGCCCCTTCCAATAAAAATCCCCAAATCCCCAAACCAGAGACCCCACCCCCAAAGTGTAGGTGGGGCGGGATTTCAAAAGACTACAGGAATGTTGAGTGGATCTGAGTTTCACACATGGAGCAAAGGGCTGGGTGGGGGAAACTTTGCGATTTAGAGTAAACCTCCCACGCCCATCTCCAAACATTGGGCGCTACCTACCTGCAGAAGACAAAAATGTACCAGTATGTAGTGCACTCCCAACGCTCGAATATGAAAAAGGAGAGGGCCACAGATGCACTACAGTGAGCTCCAATGGCTTGAGAATGCACCAGAGTCAAGGAGGCTTATGGAATGGTAGAAAGTGATGGGCCAGAAAAGGCCGGTGGTGAAGCTGGCATCCGCCCTCAGGTTCACCTCTTGCTCCTTCCCCACACTGCAAAGGCCAGAGCTGGCAGGCCCGCCTCCTGAGGCTTTAGGACAGCCatgtgagtagaggccaggggtgAGCCTGCACAGCTGGGACCCAGGCTACCCCCACCCCATATCTATAGGCTAGCCTGCACCCTTCAGGTGAGGTAGGAGTAGGCTCCTTCTCTCCCACAGGCCACACAGAAATGCTCGCAGTGACTTGACACACTCTGCAGGATTACCCTCCAGCACCCTGGTCCTCCTGGTCCACAATTCAATGTCAAGAGCCTTCCCTGATCCATCTTTCTcacttcctctatttcttctgaGTTCCCACAAGGCTTTATACCTTTACACACTCCTACAGCACAGTGCTTATCACACTGAATTACAGATGTCCGTGTGTCTGCCTCTTCCTCAAGGTATAAATAAAACTGTGCTTTACCTCCCCTTTTGGATCTCCAGTGCCTGCTGCATAGCAGGGCAAATGATCGCAGATTGTATTAAATCTTCCACATTGCCTAAAGAGATCTCTAACTGGAGAGACTGTTTGTCCGCTAAGGCAGACACCATTGTGCCAGAAAGGCCCAGTTAGGCAGCTAAAGGGAGTTGTGATGGAAATGGACAGTGTGGGAAAGGTGCGCAGCCAGAAAAGATACAGATGAGGCTCTGGGTGCTGTTGAACATGGAAACTCCTGAGAAGAAACCGGCCAGCTCCACTGCAAAGAGGCCCAGGGTGACAGAGAGCGCGGCCACCAGtctgcagagaagaaagagggttAGTTCAGGCCTTCTGGACTTCTTCTAAGACCCCTGCACTCCCACCACTGCTTAATTCTGACCACCCCGCCCCAAGTGCTCACTGAATGTCCTGCTTCTCATATTCCTCGGGGGTGAACGTGAGAGGCAGGCAGGCCTGGATGTTGCTgtcctggggagcagggcagagaggaagagaagtgaaaaaaagGCGGGCTGCGGGGCAGGCCTGGGGTCAGCGAGGGATGGGAGGACCCGACCAGGGGAGGCCCTGGGAAAGGGGCGGGGTTGGGCTGGGGCCACTCCGAGGCAGGAATGGGGGCGAGAGGTCCTGGGTCTTACCCGGGACCAGAATAAGGTGATGACGACCACCAGATGCGCCAGGAGCGTCAGGAAGCGAGAAGGCACGAGTCCTGAGATCCGGCCCATGGCCTCCAGCGGCAGAGGCACTGCCTGGGGCGGAGGCCGTGGTCTCAGGGGCTGGAAGTTCAGGGATGGCCACTCCTGAAGTCTCCGAGGCCAGCACACAGAAACTCGACAGACGCCTCCTTCCCGCTCGCGCTGGCACCGCCCAGTTGCCTTGGCAACCGCGTAGGCGGGCTTCGCGGCCGGATCTCCGAAAATCTCGCGAGAGCAGTAAATTCGGGAGCCGCAGCCGGTCTTCTGGAGGTTGCTGGTCCCGGGTGCCCTGCGAGTGGTCCCGGCCTGGTGCGGACCGCCGGCCAGCTCCCAGCGCGCAGCCGAGCCGTGTGCACCTGGGAGTGTGCGGTGTGGCGCCGCCCCGCACCGCCGAATCTGCCCCCGTAGGGCGAGCGAAAGGAAACCCGCCCTGCCCTAGCCCGCTACACCCCTTCCTCCCCGGATGCCCACGCCCGGTGCGGCCGGGCCCCAGGCCCCCGCTACGTTGCCCAGAATGACCCTCCGCGTAAGAGTTGCTCACCAGAGACGCTGTCACCGCCGCGCTGGGATTAGGGCATCTCCATGCCCAAGGCATGGACACTCGCTCCTTTTCTCACTGCATCCCTTTATCTTCCCACTGCCCAGGGCAGTGGGACAAAGGGAACTAAGCGTGGAGAGATGGATGTCCCCAGATTCTCCGGCTGTCACTTATTGTCACGGAGCCTCTGGTTGTCCAAGGACCTCAGACCTGAACCTTCCTTGATCTGATTCCGCCCACCCTACTCCCCAGACAACTGACCTTTGGGCCTCACAGGGCGTCCCTGCAGAACGGAAAGTTCTCGCCCACGTTTATTGCTCACAGTCAACTCCCATCCTCGGGGGCCCTCCCTGCCCACTTACCAGAAGATCATCTTTCTCCCTACTCTCCATCCCAGTGCTTTTAGGTCGGTCTAAACCACCACCCCAAGGGacatttctcattcattcattcattcactcaacagatattcGTTGGCCAACTGGTAAAcgccaggtactgtgctgggcTCTCGTTCTTGACAAAAGTCTCTACCTTCCCAGAGTTTATATTGTAGCCGGGGAGATCGATAACAAACATGCAAACAAATAAGTCCGCATGGTGATAGGtgccataaataaaattttaaaagggaaacaCTACAATAATATGATCAAGAAAAGGCTATTTGAAAATGAGTCATTTGCTCTTAAACTTTGTTTTAGGCAATGTGGTCAAAATTGAGAGGAAACGCATTTCTCTCTTCCAGGCCCCCAATGTAATATAtggatttcctttttataaacCAGTGACtgaaaaaattcagaattcaaaGAGAGAGTCAAAAGATGTTtcctcaaggtcatgaaagacaaagactgaagAACTTCCAGATTAAGTGAGACTAGGATGTGACAAAGTTGACATGAGAGATTTAATGTATGATCCTAATGGATCTTGGATTAGGAAAAAAacctatttcttttattataaaggatattagTAGAACAACTGGCAAAATTTGAACAAGGTCTCTAGCTTAGATAACAGCATTGTATGAGTGTTACCTTCCTGATTTTTGAGAACCCTACTGCCTTTATGCACGAGAATGTCCTTGttagaaaatacacactgaaggGTTTAGGGGCAAAGGGGCGTTACATCtgcaatttactctcaaatggtttagaaaaaatatatatgtgtctgtagagagagagagacactgacAGAGCAAACGTAGTCTCAGTGAAGGCACACAGAAATTGTTTGCattatttttgccagttttctgtaaataaaattattttaaaataaaaagttttaaatgataagcctttttaagtttttcttccaGGTCATATACAATATTATCATCGAGACATTAAATTGCTTCGTAAAGAAGAAGGAATGATTTCTAGGATTGAGAGTCGCTAAATGTTGAACTCCTGTATATTAAAACTATGTAATAACATTTTCATATAAAACCACCTCTTTAGTGGGCAGCACAGCTTCTTCATAATAGAGACAATGTGATCACCAAAACTCATAAAGTAAAAACTGCAATCGTTTACACTTCTCagaggaattatttttataaagagtgAGGTTCAGCAAAGTCTCTTTATTCTCTAccgaaaaaatatttgattataatCAAATATTACCCACACAGGTTTCTCAGCTCTCAGGTGTGTAGTggaggttctctctctctctttttttttggcgaggaagattggccctgagctaacatctgttgccaatcttcctcttgttgcctgaggaagattgtcactgagctaacatctgtgccaaccttcctccactttttgtatgtgggatgtcaccatggggacaccgccacagcacagcttgatgaacggtgtgtgaCTGAAGTCTGTGAATCCTGGGTCACCGAcgcagagtgcgcaaactcaaccacaatgccaccaggctggccctgggaggtTCTCTCTTTAACTGGACTGTTTCAAAGTTCTGAAAATACTTTCAAACCTCCCCCATCTCAGGAGGGACAGGCAAACCCATGAAGTACAGTGGACCCAACTGCTTCTCTCCCTTGAGATGACCCTCATCACTATTAATGATGTGACAGTGATGAGTGACAGTGATGACACCTAAAGTACGACGAAAGGTGGGCTTCCCGTGCTCTCTAACATGGAAATTACAGAGTAGCAAGCATGGAAACATTCTGAGCACATAGACAAGATGCAAGGACTGAAGAGTCCTCatacttttcttccctttgcctaTAACTTACATGTCTTTTCTGCTGGGAATAGAAGGCCCAGGTCTTCAGACAGTTTATCAAGTTGAACTGTTCACAGATGAAGGAAGCACTGTCAGAGTAAAGCCCGTGGGCTTGCATAGAGGAAAGCCCGTGGCCTTGCTTTTGCAAGACTTCCCGAGGTCCCTGGAACAAACAGAACGAAGAGAAGGAGTCAGTCATGTGAAGATCTGGGGACAGAGCATTCCAGGCATTGGAGCAGCAAGCGCAAAGGTCCTTAGGTGGAACAAGCCCaatgtgtttgttgaataaaaaggAAGCTAGTGTGTCCGAAGCCTGGTAATGGATGGAGAAGAAGAGATCAGGGTGAGCGGGATGGGTAGACAAGGGTCAGATCATGTTGGATCTTGCAGCCATGGGCAGGGACATGGTCAGAATTGTATTGTAGAAGATGAGTGTGGTTGCAACATGGAGAAtggattttaagattttaagcAGAAGGCCAGTAAAGAAGCCATAGAGTTATCCAGGAAGGACAGGATGAGATCGGGCCAGGATGGACTCAAGAAGGAGGAGCAAAGTGGAAGGAATCAAGAGATAGttagaaatgggtgaaggggggtataaatttattatttttttttaaaaaagagatagtTAGAGGATAAGAAGGTCTGGACATGGGGCTGTGGGTGGGTGAGAAAAAGGGAAGGGTCGAGGATAACTGTTAGATTCTGGACTCCAGAAGCTGGAAGTTTGGGGCATTCTGCTTATAATAGGCTTCCTGCCTAAGAGGCCTACTAGAGAGTCAGAACTGGATGGTCACATTTCACACTGTGAGTTCATAAACAGTGAGCAGGCATTTAGGTCTGTTCTCTCATTTTCCCTGACCTTGGTTCGCAGCAGCCAGCAGCTCTGCAGAGGTCTCACAAAAGTGAGCTTTGGAGCCACCCTGTGGCCACAGGAGGTACTGCTGGTGACCAGGTGTCCCCTAGTGGGCCACTGGCTTCAGGGCTGGAACCCATATGTCctaacttagaaaaaaatttttgatcatggaaaaattgaaacatacataaaaatcaagaaaatagtataatgaaccccttTGAAGCCTACCATTCCACTTCAACAATTACCAACACAAGGCCAACCTTGTTTCCGATATACTCTCCCTCTCAGCCCCATTaggttattttgaagcaaatctcagacatcacCAAAGAGTTCAAATTGCCCAATctcatacatattattttttttcactgtttatcCCTCCCCATTCCTTGTTTTCTTGCAATTTATCTGTTGAAGACGGTGGCACATTTGTGGGCTGTATACTGGTCGTATCATTTAACATGTTGCCCTGTGCCcagtatttcctgtaaactggttGTTAGATATAGTGGTTGATCAGCCTCGCATTCAATTTTCTGGTAAAAATACATCATGGGTGGTACCTGGCACTTCTTACTCCATCAAATCAGGAGGTACATAATGCCTGCTTGTCTCTATTTTTCTGGTGTTAAGTCTGAGCAGTAGATTCAGGTGTAGTCAGACTGAGGCAACCATTATATAAGTTCCCCACCAATTTTTCACCTCCTGCTTTAATTGATCATCACTACCCAGCTCCATTATTTCATGAGAGGTTGCACAATAGGATGTCCTAATTCTATAATTCCTTCTGCATTTATCACTTGGGATTCTTCTATAAATAAGGATGTGTCCTCATCAACCTGTTTACCATGAGATACAGGTCATACAGGAAAGGCTGGATAAATGTGTGATTTTTGCCCCCCATTATCCACCTGCTTTCAGAATGAGTTGATTCCCTTGCTTCCTCCAAAAGTGACTAATTAGTTGTTTTTAGTGTCACTGTGAACTTGTAGACTTCAACATCTTTTGTGTGTTTCAGTCCATCGcagttattcttttttgatgctcAAACAGTCTCAGTTTGGGCTGGTGGGAACCTCTTCAAGTTGACCCctgagttgtttcttttcttttctatgtgaAATTTACACAACGTAAATTAACTTTTGTAAAGTGGTATTTagacacagacaaggaaactgaggcacagagtataTTACCTGCCTGAGATCACACAACTTGTAACTGATGACACCAGGTTTCAAATCCAGCCTGACTTGAGAATCTGAGCTCTTCACCACCACAGTCTCTTATATCTCACTGGTCCTCGTTATGATCTGTGATCACTTATTGACAGTAGATGTGTCCAGTAGGCACTGGGGTGTGAAcccagaggtgggagagggatTCAGGAGCTCTGAGCACACAGGTGATGGCTGACTCCAGGGAAGGTGCGTAGGGTGAACAGAGAAGGCAGAACTGTgagggaaagggacagaaaaatagactggggggatttgggtggagagctgggggaagggcagcagATGAGTGTCATGACaaccaagagagaaagaaggctcTTAAAGAATATGTTGCCCTGAGTCAATTAAGGCCAGGCCTGAGAAACATCTGTGGGCTTTGACATATCTGTGGTTCTTGATAACTTTCCGGAGAGCCACTGTGCAGAATGTGCTGACATTTGGCTTGGAAGGGAAGGAGTGAGCTACACCATGACTTCTTTTGCCCTATTGGCCTGTTGAATGCCTCTCATCCTGCAAGAAGCAAACGGGGGTCTCTGCCAGCTTCTGGTATCCCTCTTTAGAAGTCCCCAGCTCTATCTCAgatggagagctttaaaaaatactgtttatgGTGATCAAAATCAGAACAGTAGTTGTCTCTGCAAAGGGAGGGGCGGGGATCGattgg
The sequence above is drawn from the Equus przewalskii isolate Varuska chromosome 10, EquPr2, whole genome shotgun sequence genome and encodes:
- the TMEM107 gene encoding transmembrane protein 107 isoform X3, with the translated sequence MGRISGLVPSRFLTLLAHLVVVITLFWSRDSNIQACLPLTFTPEEYEKQDIQLVAALSVTLGLFAVELAGFFSGVSMFNSTQSLISIGAHCSASVALSFFIFERWECTTYWYIFVFCSALPAVTEMALFISVFGLKKKPF
- the TMEM107 gene encoding transmembrane protein 107 isoform X1 — its product is MPWAWRCPNPSAAVTASLVSNSYAEGHSGQRSGGLGPGRTGRGHPGRKGCSGLGQGGFPFARPTGADSAVRGGATPHTPRCTRLGCALGAGRRSAPGRDHSQGTRDQQPPEDRLRLPNLLLSRDFRRSGREARLRGCQGNWAVPARAGRRRLSSFCVLASETSGVAIPELPAPETTASAPGSASAAGGHGPDLRTRAFSLPDAPGASGGRHHLILVPATSRPACLSRSPPRNMRSRTFNWWPRSLSPWASLQWSWPVSSQEFPCSTAPRASSPLELTVVHLWPSPFSYSSVGSALHTGTFLSSAVPSQLSPKWHYSSAFLG
- the TMEM107 gene encoding transmembrane protein 107 isoform X2 gives rise to the protein MPWAWRCPNPSAAVTASLVSNSYAEGHSGQRSGGLGPGRTGRGHPGRKGCSGLGQGGFPFARPTGADSAVRGGATPHTPRCTRLGCALGAGRRSAPGRDHSQGTRDQQPPEDRLRLPNLLLSRDFRRSGREARLRGCQGNWAVPARAGRRRLSSFCVLASETSGVAIPELPAPETTASAPGSASAAGGHGPDLRTRAFSLPDAPGASGGRHHLILVPDWWPRSLSPWASLQWSWPVSSQEFPCSTAPRASSPLELTVVHLWPSPFSYSSVGSALHTGTFLSSAVPSQLSPKWHYSSAFLG